The DNA region AATTGTTGACTCAACAACTTTTCCGAGAAACAAATTATCCATCACCTGTCCTAAAACACCAGGGATATCGTAAGCAATACTCAGTCGAACAATGCTACTGGCTTTACGGTCATAAAAACGTACAGCACCGCGATTCGGCAGGCCATCGATAGATTCCCACTGAATAATTTGATTTGGCACTACCTTGAGAGTTTTGGAGAGCCATTTAAACTCAAACGAGCCACTCGCTAATTTCCAGCGGGATAACTCTGAATTCTCATCCAAAATCTCAACTGACTCAATCCATTTCATCCATTTTGGCATCTGCTCAAGGTCAGACCAAAGTCCCCAAACCGTTTCGATGGGGGCATTTACTTCGATCTGTACACTGTGTTCGAGCCAGCTAGACATAAAACTTCATATTGAAAATCGCTTCACTACTCTAACAGAATTATTTCGATACTTGGGATGCACTATAGATATTAAAAAGAGGCGATCGCCGCCCCCTTTTCTTATCGAACTACCAATAATGATTGTGTGGTTTTTACTGGTCGAGTTTGAGTACAGCCATAAACGCTTCTTGAGGTACATCAACCGTACCAATTGCCTTCATCCGTTTCTTACCCTTTGCCTGCTTCTGGAGCAGTTTTTTCTTACGGGAAATATCACCGCCATAACATTTAGCGAGAACGTCTTTGCGCAACGCTGGAATATGTTCACTCGCAATAATTTTGGAACCGATCGCCGCCTGAATAGGAATCTTAAATTGGTGACGAGGAATAAGTTCTTTAAGCTTTTCAGCCATTGCCCGACCCACATAATATGCCTTATCACGGTGGACAATCATCGCAAGCGAATCGACAGGATCCTTATTCACCATCAGATCAAGACGCACTAGCTCACCCTTACGATACCCAATCAATTGGTATTCCATACTTGCGTAGCCACGGGTTCTGGATTTGAGCTGATCAAAGAAATCTGTTACCACTTCCGCTAAAGGCAACTCGTAAATAATATTAGTGCGACTCTCTGTAAAGTACTTCATATCCTTGAAGACACCACGACGAGTTTGGCAAAGATCCATGATTGTCCCGACGAATTCTTCCGGCGTAATCACATCAACTTTGATGTAAGGCTCTTCAATTTGTTCGCGCTTCTGAGGGTCAGGCAATTGGCTAGGATTATCAATTTCAACCACCTGCCCATCAGTGGTCGTTACCCGATAAATTACCGATGGCGCTGTCGTAATCAGATCGAGATTGTATTCACGCTCCAAACGCTCTTGCACAATTTCGAGGTGGAGTAAGCCCAAAAAGCCACATCTAAAACCGAAGCCCATTGCAGTCGATGTTTCCGGTTCAAAAGATAATGCCGCGTCGTTCAATTTGAGTTTGTCGAGAGCGTCGCGCAGGTCAGGATATTGATCCGCATCCGTGGGGAATAGCCCACAAAAAACCATGGGTTTCGCTTCCGTATAACCTGGCAAAGGCTCCTCTGCTTTTTCAACAGCGGCGGTGATTGTGTCACCAACACGGGCATCTTCTACAGATTTAATTGAGGCAGCAAAATAACCTACTTCTCCGGCGTGAAGGCTATCGACGTGAATTTCATTCGGGGCTAAAATACCTAGTTCGTCAATTTCATATTCTTTTTTTGACGCCATCAAAAGGACTTTGTCGCCTTTTTTGATTTCACCGTCCATCACTCGGAAATAGACAATTACACCGCGATAGGGATCGTAATAACTATCGAAAATAAGTGCTCGGAGCGGTTTGTCGATGGTGTCTTCTGGCGGCGGCACTTGTTGCACCACAGATTCGAGAATGTCCTCAATCCCAATCCCAGCTTTCGCAGAGGCTTGAATAATATCTGTGCAATCAAGGCCAACAACTTCTTCAATTTCTTCGGAAACACGATCCGGTTCAGCACCGGGAAGGTCAATCTTGTTGAGAACCGGAATAATTTCGAGATCATTGTCGAGGGCAAGGTAAACATTCGCAAGGGTCTGGGCTTCAACGCCTTGGGAAGCATCTACTACCAATAATGCGCCTTCACAAGCAGCGAGCGATCGCGATAC from [Leptolyngbya] sp. PCC 7376 includes:
- a CDS encoding SRPBCC family protein; this encodes MSSWLEHSVQIEVNAPIETVWGLWSDLEQMPKWMKWIESVEILDENSELSRWKLASGSFEFKWLSKTLKVVPNQIIQWESIDGLPNRGAVRFYDRKASSIVRLSIAYDIPGVLGQVMDNLFLGKVVESTIQADLERFREYLEQVDVQSESLSL
- the lepA gene encoding translation elongation factor 4; translation: MTDVAVSRIRNFSIIAHIDHGKSTLADRMLQDTRTVAVRDMKEQFLDNMELERERGITIKLQAARMQYTARDGNEYILNLIDTPGHVDFSYEVSRSLAACEGALLVVDASQGVEAQTLANVYLALDNDLEIIPVLNKIDLPGAEPDRVSEEIEEVVGLDCTDIIQASAKAGIGIEDILESVVQQVPPPEDTIDKPLRALIFDSYYDPYRGVIVYFRVMDGEIKKGDKVLLMASKKEYEIDELGILAPNEIHVDSLHAGEVGYFAASIKSVEDARVGDTITAAVEKAEEPLPGYTEAKPMVFCGLFPTDADQYPDLRDALDKLKLNDAALSFEPETSTAMGFGFRCGFLGLLHLEIVQERLEREYNLDLITTAPSVIYRVTTTDGQVVEIDNPSQLPDPQKREQIEEPYIKVDVITPEEFVGTIMDLCQTRRGVFKDMKYFTESRTNIIYELPLAEVVTDFFDQLKSRTRGYASMEYQLIGYRKGELVRLDLMVNKDPVDSLAMIVHRDKAYYVGRAMAEKLKELIPRHQFKIPIQAAIGSKIIASEHIPALRKDVLAKCYGGDISRKKKLLQKQAKGKKRMKAIGTVDVPQEAFMAVLKLDQ